From Paralcaligenes sp. KSB-10:
CAAGAGCCCACAACATGATATCCAGGCTCTGCTCCAGGACCTGGCTGTTGCCGGTAATCAGCACCGGCACCGTTGCCTTGGGCGAAACATCCAGCATTGCCTGCGGCTTGTCGCGCAGCGCAACCTCGCGCAGTTCGCATGCCTGCCCGCTGGCCGCAATGGCCAGCCGTGCCCGCATGGCATACGGACAGCGGCGAAAAGAATAAAGGATGGGGAGAGGCAAACCGGGCATTCAGCTCATCTTTGCACTATCGTCGGTGCCGGCCCTTGCCAAGGCCTCTTTCTGCCTGGCGGCGTCATCCGCGGCCTGCGGCTGCTCCATGCGTACGCCTATATGGCGCTGATGGCGGCTTTTAGCCAGTTCCACCTGCTTCTGGCGCTCCGCAAAGCGCTGTTTCTGCTCGTCGCTGTGCCTATCGTGGCAATGCGGGCAACTGATCCCTTCAATGAAGAACTCGGACGCCTTGTCTGCCGGACCAAGGGGAAGGCGGCAGGCACGGCACAGTTCGTAATGGCCGGGGGCCAAACCATGCAGCACCGAGACCCGTTCGTCGAATACAAAACATTCGCCGTCCCAGCGGCTTTCCTCCGGAGGCACGGTTTCCAGGTACTTGAGTATGCCTCCTTCCAGATGGTAAACCTCGTCAAAGCCCTGGGAACGCAGGTAGGCCGTCGATTTCTCGCAGCGGATGCCGCCCGTGCAAAACATGGCCACCCTGGATTTGCTGCTTAGCAGGCCACCGTCGGCCGACTGCGCCTTGACCCATTCGGGAAACTCGGAAAAGCTTGCCGTATGCGGATTGACCGCTCCGGCAAATGAGCCGATCGACACTTCATAATCGTTGCGCACGTCGACCACCACGACATCGGGATCGTCGATCAGTTGATTCCACTCGTCGGGCTTGACGTAGGTGCCCGCCATCGTGCCGGCATGAACGTTGGGTACGCCCATCGTCACGATCTCACGCTTCAGCTTGACCTTCATGCGATAAAACGGCATTTTGTCGGACCAGGAGTCCTTGTGCGTCAGGGCCTGCAGGCGCGGATCGCTGCGCAAATGCGCCAGCACCGCGGCCACGCCATCCTGGGGGCCGGCTATAGTGCCATTGATGCCTTCCTCGGCCAGCAGCAAAGTGCCCTTGACCTGATTTGCTTCGCAGCACGCCAGCAGGGGCCCCTGCAAAGCCTGGTAATCGGCAAGCCGAACGAATTTGTAAAGCGCTGCAATCAGGAAATTAGCCATGCCAGGAACAGAATAGGAAACACAAAGGCCAGGCTAGTCGACCGACGGCCCGGGCCTTTATTTTAAACCCTGTTGAAATCGGAGGCACCTTGGCCTCGATGGGCGCAAGGCCCACCCGGCCGACATCCTGCAGGCCGCGGCACACTGCTTACTTTTTCATTTCGTCCTTGGCCATCGAATCCTTGCCCATGTGGTCCTTGCCCATGGTGTCTTTACCCATGGAAGACTTGCCCATCTTGTCCTTGCCCATGGTGTCTTTCGCCATTGAACTCTTGCCCATGGAGTCTTTGCCCATGGAAGATTTGCCCATGCTGTCGTGGCTCATGCCCGATTTTTGCATGGAATCCTTGTGCATGCTGTCCGCGGCAAATACGCTGGCAGTACCAAACGCCAGGCACACGGCCAGTATGGAAGCAGAAATTTTTTTCATGATGAGATCCTTATTAACAGAGTATGTGGCTCGGCCACGTTGATAAATCATGCAGAACAAACAACTTCACACGGATAAAACGCATACCAGCTTCGTCAACTGCCTCCGAACCAGTTGTAGCCCTGATCTTCCCAATAACCGCCGGGATACGTATTGGTCACGAAAATGGCCTGGATATGCTTGGGATTCTTGTAGCCGAGCTTGGTCGGAATACGCAGCTTCATGGGAAAACCGTACTTGGCCGGCAAAGTCTGACCATCGTAGGTCAGGGCCAGCACGGTTTGCGGGTGCAGGGCCGTAGGCATATCGATACTGGTGTAATAGTCGTCGGCACACTTGAAGCCCACATACCTGGCCGTCGTGTCCGCACCCACACGGCGCAGGAAATCGGAAAATCTCACACCGCCCCAACGACCAATGGCGCTCCAGCCTTCCACGCAAATATGGCGGGTAATCTGCTCAGTCTGGGCCATCGCACGCAGTTCGCCCAGTTGCCAGCTACGTTTGTCGGCCACCATGCCAGTGACTTCGAGCCGGTAGGATGCTTCATCGATATGCCGCACCTCGTCCTCGCCATAGTAGGCATTGAAAGGAAACGGCCGGGTAATCATGGACTCGGGATAGGTGGGTGCCAATCGGGCCGAATCGAACAGCCAGCCCTGCACTGTGTCGTTAAAGCGGGAAATCCGTTCCAGCGCAGTCTCGACGCTCGGCTCATCGCTCAAGTTGCAACCACTCAGCAAGGCGACCCCCCCCAGAGTC
This genomic window contains:
- a CDS encoding rhodanese-related sulfurtransferase, producing the protein MANFLIAALYKFVRLADYQALQGPLLACCEANQVKGTLLLAEEGINGTIAGPQDGVAAVLAHLRSDPRLQALTHKDSWSDKMPFYRMKVKLKREIVTMGVPNVHAGTMAGTYVKPDEWNQLIDDPDVVVVDVRNDYEVSIGSFAGAVNPHTASFSEFPEWVKAQSADGGLLSSKSRVAMFCTGGIRCEKSTAYLRSQGFDEVYHLEGGILKYLETVPPEESRWDGECFVFDERVSVLHGLAPGHYELCRACRLPLGPADKASEFFIEGISCPHCHDRHSDEQKQRFAERQKQVELAKSRHQRHIGVRMEQPQAADDAARQKEALARAGTDDSAKMS
- a CDS encoding pentapeptide MXKDX repeat protein; this translates as MKKISASILAVCLAFGTASVFAADSMHKDSMQKSGMSHDSMGKSSMGKDSMGKSSMAKDTMGKDKMGKSSMGKDTMGKDHMGKDSMAKDEMKK
- a CDS encoding molybdopterin-dependent oxidoreductase; the protein is MSIRRFIPGLDGEAIVKEARRLLNSRIEQPSRRRFFQRTLTLGGVALLSGCNLSDEPSVETALERISRFNDTVQGWLFDSARLAPTYPESMITRPFPFNAYYGEDEVRHIDEASYRLEVTGMVADKRSWQLGELRAMAQTEQITRHICVEGWSAIGRWGGVRFSDFLRRVGADTTARYVGFKCADDYYTSIDMPTALHPQTVLALTYDGQTLPAKYGFPMKLRIPTKLGYKNPKHIQAIFVTNTYPGGYWEDQGYNWFGGS